Proteins encoded in a region of the Diabrotica virgifera virgifera chromosome 4, PGI_DIABVI_V3a genome:
- the LOC126883675 gene encoding uncharacterized protein LOC126883675: MGTGGLQETIEKKEYLIVTRNNIKEGGVESVIRTIREEVYEIIEGCNEGNVEYIENVKKISMASQRRQWYTYVIKIKKQGMYEMAERALKQIKEREELPETIRVVVNNEVNKEEVRKALEFVGRGENITWEIVIRGKEMDKGARHEQEEALLIKTGGKSYTDVLKEMNQKIDIGKVGVKVDRMKKTEGGDILVKLKGKGATEKLRKEMDMRMSGINMAIRKKETHFTITGLDPGVTEKILHNAIKAYTGISKDEIDIKMLRTNRHGEQVATRVVRPTKAEELRKYDTIAIGWVACPIRERYTPTRCYKCLHYGHNTYECKRESRVACCYNCFNTGHTAAQCSSASYCLTCKEEGHRMDRMQCPAYRAWVYGRGGEREPQRGA; encoded by the coding sequence ATGGGAACAGGGGGTCTACAAGAGACAATAGAAAAGAAGGAATACCTGATAGTAACGAGGAACAATATAAAAGAGGGAGGGGTAGAAAGTGTTATACGCACAATTAGGGAAGAAGTCTATGAAATTATTGAGGGTTGCAATGAGGGAAATGTAGAATAtatagaaaatgtgaagaaaatcTCCATGGCCAGTCAAAGAAGGCAATGGTATAcgtatgtaataaaaattaaaaagcaagGGATGTATGAAATGGCCGAGAGAGCCTTGAAGCAAATCAAAGAGAGGGAGGAGCTGCCGGAAACCATCCGCGTAGTAGTAAATAACGAAGTAAATAAAGAAGAGGTGCGGAAGGCCCTAGAATTTGTGGGTCGGGGAGAGAACATAACGTGGGAAATCGTAATAAGAGGGAAGGAAATGGATAAAGGGGCTAGACACGAACAAGAGGAAGCCCTCCTAATCAAAACGGGAGGGAAGTCATACACTGATGTCCTGAAAGAAATGAATCAGAAGATAGACATCGGAAAAGTAGGAGTCAAAGTAGACAGGATGAAGAAAACAGAAGGGGGGGACATCCTGGTTAAACTAAAGGGGAAGGGAGCCACAGAAAAGTTAAGGAAGGAAATGGACATGAGGATGTCCGGGATCAATATGGCAATAAGAAAGAAGGAAACTCACTTCACGATAACTGGACTGGATCCCGGTGTCACGGAGAAAATATTACACAACGCCATAAAGGCTTATACAGGGATATCTAAAGATGAGATCGACATAAAAATGCTTAGGACGAACAGACACGGGGAGCAGGTTGCAACCAGAGTCGTGCGCCCTACAAAAGCGGAAGAATTACGTAAATATGATACGATAGCGATAGGCTGGGTGGCGTGTCCCATAAGGGAAAGGTATACCCCTACAAGGTGTTACAAGTGTCTCCACTATGGACACAACACCTACGAGTGCAAGAGGGAAAGCAGGGTAGCGTGCTGCTACAACTGCTTCAATACGGGACACACAGCGGCGCAGTGTAGCAGCGCCTCATACTGTCTAACTTGTAAAGAGGAGGGACACAGAATGGACCGTATGCAATGCCCAGCCTACAGAGCGTGGGTGTACGGCAGGGGAGGAGAAAGGGAACCCCAAAGGGGTgcgtaa